Proteins from one Bartonella sp. HY328 genomic window:
- a CDS encoding cyclophilin-like fold protein produces the protein MLKLFRPVSILVLVSILYLSVAHANQKGNDMTITLTIDDEILTAEIEDSPVGHDFLSLLPITLTLNDYASTEKVANLPKRLNIEQADDGFTPVIGDIAYYAPWGNLAIFYQDFSYSKGLVKIGKLRGSIDKLLKEDPFEVQIDKAGP, from the coding sequence ATGCTTAAACTCTTTAGACCAGTATCAATCCTTGTCCTTGTTTCAATTCTTTATCTTAGTGTTGCTCATGCCAACCAGAAAGGAAATGATATGACCATTACCTTAACCATTGATGATGAAATTTTAACGGCTGAAATTGAAGATAGTCCCGTTGGTCACGATTTTTTATCACTATTACCAATTACTTTGACACTTAATGATTACGCATCAACGGAAAAAGTAGCCAATTTACCTAAGCGGCTGAATATAGAACAAGCAGATGATGGTTTTACCCCCGTTATTGGCGATATTGCTTATTATGCGCCTTGGGGTAATCTTGCAATTTTTTATCAAGACTTTTCCTATTCTAAAGGTCTTGTGAAGATTGGAAAACTACGAGGCTCTATTGATAAATTGCTAAAAGAAGATCCCTTTGAAGTCCAAATAGATAAAGCTGGTCCATAA